From a region of the Mytilus galloprovincialis chromosome 3, xbMytGall1.hap1.1, whole genome shotgun sequence genome:
- the LOC143066495 gene encoding uncharacterized protein LOC143066495 produces the protein MQLFGRQKIIVYLLGLLCACVYGLKMDWTRFPDYENWSKNGKRGMSGHGGNGGYLKDMMDPGFYPSGFEGWDNPGTGLGMGMQGLGGYPKFGNNGFKKKAVK, from the exons atgCAATTATTCGGGCGGCAGAAAATAATTGTGTATTTATTGGGACTTTTGTGTGCATGTGTGTATGGATTAAAAATGGACTGGACCAGATTTCCAGATTATG AAAATTGGAGTAAAAATGGCAAAAGGGGAATGAGTGGACATGGCGGAAATGGTGGATATCTTAAAGACATGATGGATCCTGGATTTTATCCATCTGGATTTGAAGGATGGGACAATCCCGGCACAGGTTTAGGAATGGGGATGCAAGGTTTAGGAGGTTATCCAAAATTTGGAAACAACGGATTTAAAAAG AAAGCTGTTAAATGA
- the LOC143066494 gene encoding uncharacterized protein LOC143066494, translating into MMSLIVVAALLACTSATFYKGNFGPQSGYQRFEGYGPMNSNFGMMRYGNQYDMFKGGYLNNDGVGGFQNRGLNSGYKKGGTGGYFKDGNVGYQKGGMRGQFNGGNIGYQKGGMGGQINGGTGGYMKDMMDSGLYPSGFEGWNSFGSGLGMQGLGGYPKFGNNGFGKMGGFLGTNGLKKGGY; encoded by the exons ATGATGAGTTTGATTGTTGTCGCTGCCCTCTTGGCTTGTACTTCTGCTACATTCTACAAAG GAAATTTCGGACCTCAGTCTGGATATCAGAGATTCGAAGGATATGGACCAATGAACTCCAACTTTGGCATGATGAGATATGGAAATCAGTACGACATGTTCAAAGGTGGATATCTAAATAATGACGGAGTTGGTGGATTCCAGAACCGCGGGTTAAATAGTGGATATAAGAAAGGTGGAACCGGAGGATATTTCAAAGATGGGAATGTTGGATATCAAAAAGGTGGAATGAGAGGACAATTTAATGGCGGAAATATTGGATATCAAAAAGGTGGAATGGGCGGACAAATCAATGGCGGAACTGGTGGATATATGAAAGACATGATGGATTCTGGGTTATATCCATCGGGATTTGAAGGATGGAACAGTTTTGGTTCTGGTTTAGGAATGCAAGGTTTAGGAGGATATCCAAAATTTGGAAACAATGGATTCGGAAAAATGGGAGGTTTTCTTGGTACCAATGGACTAAAAAAAG gAGGTTATTAG